GCCGATACCAGTTCGCGCATGCGGCGCAGATTCACGTCGCCCGGGCCGAACAGGCTGAGGGCCTCGCCAGGATTCTGCAGGGTGATGGTACGGGTCAGACTGGTGGCAGTTTCGCTCAAGGGAACTCCAGAGGTGGGGACAGCGGGACGGAGGGCCTGGAACGCAGACCAGACTCCCCCCAGGCACGGAGCCGGGGGGAGGAAGGTGCGGCGTTCGTTCGGATACCCCATTTTCCCGCGCCGCACCCCCCCCTGGCGTGGGCGGAAGCACAATTCAGCCGTTCGGCGGAGGGGCGCTCCGCCATCTGAAGGACCCCCCATCAAGTTTGCGGGGGCGGCTCATCTGCGCTGGTAGACTGGAAATTGTCATGCGCGCCTTTCTGTTCGCCAACCCCGCCGCGCACTCCCGTTCGCCCGCCATGCACAACGCCGCCTTCCGGCACGCGGGTCTGGACGCGCACTACGAGGCGAGGCAGGTGCTGCCGGAAGCACTCGCGGACGCCGTCGCCGGACTGCGGCAGGCGGACGTGCTCGGCGCGAACCTCAGCCTGCCGCACAAGGAAGCGGCCCTCCCCCTGATGGACGCCCTCACTCCGGCGGCGCGCGCCATCGGGGCCGTCAACACCGTCATCCACCGGGACGGCGTCCTGACGGGCGACAACACCGACGCGCCCGGCTTTCTGGAGGCGCTCCGCACGGCAGGCGACGACGCGCACGGCACGGCCCTGGTGCTCGGCGCGGGTGGCGCGGCCCGCGCGGCCGTGTGGGCGCTGCGCTCTCAGGGCCGCGAGGTGCTGGTCCTGAACCGCACGTACGACAAGGCCATCGCCCTCACCCGCGACCTGGGCGGCGTGGCCGTCCCGCCCGCCGGGCCGGTCGGGTGGGAGCGCGTGGCGCTCCTCGTGAACGCCAGCAGCGCCGGACTGGACGCGCCGCACGAGTCGCCGCTGCCGGACCTGCCGCGCCTCGCCCCGGAGGCCCTCGTGTACGACATGGTGTACAAGCCCGCCGAGACGCGCCTGATGCGGGACGCGCGCGCGGCCGGATACCGCGCCGAGAACGGTCTGGGCATGCTGGCCCAGCAGGCCCGCCTCGCCTTCCAGGCATGGACGGCGCGCGACGTGCCCATCACGGTGTTCCTGGACGCGCTCGCCCGGCCCGTCCGGCCGGAGGGAACAGAGTGACGGTCCCGCAGGACCCGGCCGGAGAGCCGGGGCATCCGCGCGACCTGCTGTGGCGTCCACTGGGACGTGTGCGCGGCCTGCTGCCCGCCCCGCTGTGGGTGATGCTGCTCGTGCTGCTCCTCACGGTCCTGGCCTTCCTGACGGTCCGGTCCCTGGTGCGGGAACAGCAGACGGCGCGCTTCGAGCGGGAAGTCACCGCGTACGAACGTGACCTCAGGGCGCGCTTCCAGGGGTACGTGAGCGTGATGCTCGGCGTGCGCGCCGCGTGGGAGGCGCTCGGGAACGCCAGTGACGCCCGGACCGCCGCGCCCCCCGCCACGCGCCCCCCCCTGAACGTGCAGGCCTTCGCGCGCCTCGTGGAGGGTCTGGACCTCACCACGCGCTCGCCCGGCCTGAGCAACATCGGGTACGCGCCCCTGCTGAACGCCGCAGACCGCGCCGCGTACGCCCGCACCCTCCCGCTGCTGGCAGGCGACCCCACCGTGCACCTGCATCCCGTCAGCACGCTGGCTCGCTCGCTGCCCGTCACGTACCTCGCGCCCATCACGAACACTTCCGTGCTGGGGTACGACATGTACAGCGACCCCGTCCGCCGCGCCGCGCTCGACCGGGCCATCACGCGCGACCTCGTGAGCGCCACCGGCCGCCTCACACTCATGAACCTGCCCGTCAACGACCCGGACCGCGACGGCTTCATCCTGTACGTTCCGCTGCACACGCAGGGCCGCGTGACAGGCGTGCTGTACGCGCCGCTGCGCCTCAGTGCCGTGCTGCCCACCGTGGCCGGGACCGGCGAGAACCGCCTGAACATCGAGGTGACCCTGCAGGGCCAGCGCGTCGGGAACGGGCGCGTGCTGCCAGGCGCGGGCTTCCGGCAGTCGGAAGTCCTGAACCTCGCCGGGCAGGACTGGACGCTCGACTTCAGCGCCGCGCCCGGTTTCGGGCGGGACGCCGCCACCGAGATTCCCTGGCTGGTCCTGCTGGTCGGGACGGTCGTGTCGCTCCTCGCCGCGCTCGCCACGCAGGCGCAGGTCGTCGCGCGGCAGCGGGCCGAACGCGTCAGCCGCAGCCTGCGCCTCTCGCAGACGCGCCTGGAACGCTCCCGCGCGGAATTCGAATCGGTGTTCCGCGCCATGCAGGACACCGCCGTCTTCACCGACACGACGGGCCGCGTCCTCTTCGCGAACGACGCCCTGAACCGCTCCTTCGGCCTGAGTCCCTTCGAGCTGCGCGGCTCGCCCATCGGCGACCTGCACGCCGACCCGCTGCTTCTCGACCGGCTGGACGCGCTGCCCGGCCCGCACCTCGTCACGACCGTCTTCCGCCGCCGGGGCGGGGGCACCTTCTACGGCGAGATGCAGCGCAGCCGCGTCGTCGGTGAGGGCGGCGAACCGCTCGGGCAGCTGGAAGTCATCCGGGACGTCAGCGAACGCCTCGCCGCCGACCGCGCCCTGCGCGAGGGCGAACGCCGCTACCAGGGCGTGCTGGAAGGCATGCCGCAGATCGTGTTCCTGACGGACGCGGGCGGCCGCGTGAGCTACCTCAACCGCCGCTGGCAGGAGTACGTCGGGCAGCCGCCCGAACCCGCGCCTGCCGACGCCACACCCGACTGGAGCGCCGCGCTGCTGCGGGCCGTGCACCCGGACGACCGGGCCGAGTTCACAGCCCGCTGGGACGAGGCGCTCGCCCTGGGCCGCGACCTGGAGGTCGAGCACCGCCTGCGAGGCCGGGACGGCCTGTACCGCACCTTCGTCACGCGCGGCCGCCCGGTCCTCGACTCGCGCGGGCAGGTGCAGGAGTGGGTGGGGAGCAGCACCGACATCGACGACCAGATCTACGCCGAACTGAACTCCCGCCTGCTCGCGGACGTCGGGCAGGCCCTCAACGAACGGCACCCCGACCCGCGCAGCGACGACGAGCCCGCCCCGGACCCCTTCACGGACCCCGGCATCCGCGCCGCGCTGGACCTGATGACGGTCCGGTTCGCGGACAGCGTCGCGCTGTGGCCCGGCCCGGAACTCGCGCCGCTCATCCGTTCCGCCCAGGACACGGACATCGGAGCGCCAGACACCGGAGCGCCAGACACCGGAGCGCCAGACACCGGAGCGCCGGACACCCATCACACGGACGCCCTCCATCTGGACACCCTGTACCCGGACGCCACGCACCTGCAGGCCCCGACCCACGCGCCCACCACCGTGCCGCTCGTGCGCGGCCGCGCACGCCGCGCCGGACTGCAGGAACTCGGCGCACTGGACGGCCTGGACGGCCTCGTCACGTCCGCCATGTACCGCCCCGACCCCACCGTGTACCACAGCGCGCGCCTGCACCCGCTCGGCCTGTCGTCCGCCGTGCTGTACCCGCTCGTGCAGGCCGACCAGCCGCTCGGGGTGCTCGCCATCGGGTTCCGGCAGCCGCTGCGCGACCGGGACCTGGACCTCGGCCGGGAACTCGCGCAGCGCGTCACGAGCGCCTTCGACACCCGCACCCTCCTGGCGCGGCTGCGGGCCGCCCGCGCGTCTCTGCAGGACCTCAACAACAGCCTGGAGGTCCGCGTGGAGGAACGCACCCTGCAGCTCAGCGAGGCCAACGCGGAACTGGAGGCCTTCTCGTACTCGGTGTCGCACGACCTGCGCACCCCGCTGCGGCACATCACGGGCTTCGCGGACCTGCTGCGCCGCGAGCAGGGCGAGAACGCCGGACCGAAATCCACCCGTTACCTGAACGTCATCACGGACGCGGCGGGCCGCATGGGGCAGCTGATCGACAACCTGCTGGAGTTCAGCCGCACCTCGCGCACCGAACTGCGCCGACTGCCGCTCGACCTCTCCGCCGTGGTGGACGCCGCCGTGCACGACCTCGCGCCGGACCAGGGCGAACGCGCCGTCGAGTGGCGCGTCTCGCCGCTCCCGACCTTGGTGGGCGACGCGGCCCTGCTGCGGCAGGTGATCGACAACCTGCTCTCCAACGCCCTGAAGTACACGCGGCCGCGCGACGTGGCCGTCATCGAGGTGCGGGCCGAGGCGCACGGACGTGAAGTGTGGGTGAGCGTCCGCGACAACGGCGTGGGGTTCGAGCCCGCGTATGTGGGTAAACTGTTCGGCGTGTTCCAGCGACTGCACCGCACCGAGGAGTTCGAGGGGACCGGCATCGGTCTGGCCAACGTCCGCCGCATCGTGGCCCGGCATGGGGGCCGCGTCTGGGCCGAGTCCGGCGACCCGGACCGTCCCGGCGCGACCTTCTGGTTCAGCCTGCCGCTCGAACCCCTCACGCTGGAAAAGACGGGCCGCGCCCGCAAGGACAGCAGCGCCCAGGAGGCCACCCAGTGACCCTGAATCCCGACCACGCCCCCCTCGACGTGCAGGACGCGCCCCTGCCGGACATGACGCACGTGCCCACCCCGGAACCCGCACGGCCCGCCGCGACCCACCTGCGCGTCCTGCACCTCGAAGACAACCTCCTTGACCACGAACTCGTCCGCGCCGCGCTGGAAGACCAGCTGACGCCCACCCCGGAATTCCTGCAGGTGGAGGACGAGGCCGCCTTCCGCGCCGCGCTGCGCGACTTCCGCCCGAACCTGATCCTGTCGGACTTCTCGCTGCCCAGCTACGACGGCCTGTCTGCCTTCGAGGCCGCGCACGCCGCCGCGCCGCACCTGCCGTTCATCATCGTGACGGGCGCCATGGGCGAAGAAGTCGCCGTGGACACCCTGCGCCGAGGCGTGACCGACTACGTCCTCAAGCAGCGCCTGGAACGCCTCACGCCCGCCGTGCGCCGCGCCCTCGCCGAGTACGCCGAACGCGACCGCCGCCGCGTCGCCGAAGCGGAAATCCGCGCGCTGAACCAGACCCTCCAGGCCCGCCTGCGGCAGGTGGAGGAACTGAACGCCGTCGCCGAGGAACGCCGACTGAAGCAGGAAGACACCGCCCGCAAGCTCGCGGAATCGCTCACCCTGCAGAAGACCTTCCTGGCCGAAACGAGCCACGAACTGCGCACGCCCCTCACGGCCCTGCTCGGGTACCTGCGCCGCCTGGAACGCGAGACGGGCGAATCGCAGACCCTCAGTGACGCGCAGCGCGTCGCGCAGAACATGACGCGCCTCGTGAACGACCTGCTGCAGCTGACGCGCGGCGAACTCGTGCAGAACATCGAGCAGCACTTCGTGGACCTCGCCGAACTGCTGCGCGCCGTCGGCCGCGACTACGGCGTGGCCGTCCACACGCCGCCGCTGGAGATCGTGGCGGACCCCGGACGACTCACGCAGGTGTTCGTGAACCTCGTCGGGAACGCCGTGCGCGTGTGCGGCAGCCCGAACCTCGTGCAGATCGAGGCCGAACAGCGCCCCCGCGATCAGGGCCCGCCCGAGATCAGCGTCCGGATCGTGGACCACGGCCCCGGCATCCCCGACGAGGTCAAGCCGCGCATCTTCGACAAGTTCTACCGTGGCAAGGAGGCCGGATCGGCGGGCCTGGGCCTCACCATCGCGCAGCAGGTGGTGACGGCGCACCGTGGCCGCCTGCAGGTGCTCGACACGCCCGGCGGCGGCGCGACCTTCGAGGTGGTCCTCCCGGCCCTCGACGAGGACGAGGAAGACGACCTTACCCTGCTCGACCAGCCCAGCGAGGACTGAAGCGCATTCCGGTCAACTCCCGGACAGGTGGCGTGCGGGAGGCGGGCCGGATGGTGCCTGCCTCCCGCTGCGCGTGCCGGAACTGTCCTATGCTGAACGCATGAAGAAGACCATGCATGTCACCTGGCTGGGCGAGCAGCGCTACGTGGCGCAGAACGAGACGGGGCAGCAGCTCATCATCGACAACAGCGAACTGAAGCTCGGGGTGGGGCCGATGGAGTCCCTGCTGGCCGCGCTCGCCACCTGCACCGCCTACGACGTGGTGGAAGTCATGAAGAAACGCAAGACGCCCCTCTCGCACTACCGCATCGAGGTGGAGGGCGAGCGTGCCGAGGAGCACCCGCGCCGCTACACGACCATCACGGTGCGGCACATCGCGGCCGGGGCGGGCGTGACGCCGGAGAGCCTCGGGAAGGCCGCGCACCTCAGTCACGAGAAGTACTGCTCTGTCGCCGCGACCCTCAACAGCGAGATCGTGGTGGAGGCCGTGCTGGAGGAGCAGGCCGGGGTCGCCAGCGTCTGATGGACGACTCGGCTTCCGCCTCCCCGGCGTTCGGCTGGCTGCGTCCCGCGCTGAGCGTCATCGCGACGCTCGCTGTGACGCTCGTCGCGTACGGCGCGGTGTACAACCTCGGCCGTCCCCGCAACCCGCACCCGGACCCGCTGCTCGCGGCGCGGCTCCTGCCGCTGGAGCTGCTGGTGGGCGTGCTGGTGGGCGTCCTCGCATACCGGGCCTTCGGGGCGCGGCAGGCGCAGGTGCCCCGGCCCGACGTGCAGGAACGCATGGTGACGCGCCTCGCGCTGCGGCGCGGCGGGAC
This genomic window from Deinococcus aquiradiocola contains:
- a CDS encoding hybrid sensor histidine kinase/response regulator — its product is MTLNPDHAPLDVQDAPLPDMTHVPTPEPARPAATHLRVLHLEDNLLDHELVRAALEDQLTPTPEFLQVEDEAAFRAALRDFRPNLILSDFSLPSYDGLSAFEAAHAAAPHLPFIIVTGAMGEEVAVDTLRRGVTDYVLKQRLERLTPAVRRALAEYAERDRRRVAEAEIRALNQTLQARLRQVEELNAVAEERRLKQEDTARKLAESLTLQKTFLAETSHELRTPLTALLGYLRRLERETGESQTLSDAQRVAQNMTRLVNDLLQLTRGELVQNIEQHFVDLAELLRAVGRDYGVAVHTPPLEIVADPGRLTQVFVNLVGNAVRVCGSPNLVQIEAEQRPRDQGPPEISVRIVDHGPGIPDEVKPRIFDKFYRGKEAGSAGLGLTIAQQVVTAHRGRLQVLDTPGGGATFEVVLPALDEDEEDDLTLLDQPSED
- a CDS encoding OsmC family protein; translation: MKKTMHVTWLGEQRYVAQNETGQQLIIDNSELKLGVGPMESLLAALATCTAYDVVEVMKKRKTPLSHYRIEVEGERAEEHPRRYTTITVRHIAAGAGVTPESLGKAAHLSHEKYCSVAATLNSEIVVEAVLEEQAGVASV
- the aroE gene encoding shikimate dehydrogenase, translating into MRAFLFANPAAHSRSPAMHNAAFRHAGLDAHYEARQVLPEALADAVAGLRQADVLGANLSLPHKEAALPLMDALTPAARAIGAVNTVIHRDGVLTGDNTDAPGFLEALRTAGDDAHGTALVLGAGGAARAAVWALRSQGREVLVLNRTYDKAIALTRDLGGVAVPPAGPVGWERVALLVNASSAGLDAPHESPLPDLPRLAPEALVYDMVYKPAETRLMRDARAAGYRAENGLGMLAQQARLAFQAWTARDVPITVFLDALARPVRPEGTE
- a CDS encoding ATP-binding protein → MTVPQDPAGEPGHPRDLLWRPLGRVRGLLPAPLWVMLLVLLLTVLAFLTVRSLVREQQTARFEREVTAYERDLRARFQGYVSVMLGVRAAWEALGNASDARTAAPPATRPPLNVQAFARLVEGLDLTTRSPGLSNIGYAPLLNAADRAAYARTLPLLAGDPTVHLHPVSTLARSLPVTYLAPITNTSVLGYDMYSDPVRRAALDRAITRDLVSATGRLTLMNLPVNDPDRDGFILYVPLHTQGRVTGVLYAPLRLSAVLPTVAGTGENRLNIEVTLQGQRVGNGRVLPGAGFRQSEVLNLAGQDWTLDFSAAPGFGRDAATEIPWLVLLVGTVVSLLAALATQAQVVARQRAERVSRSLRLSQTRLERSRAEFESVFRAMQDTAVFTDTTGRVLFANDALNRSFGLSPFELRGSPIGDLHADPLLLDRLDALPGPHLVTTVFRRRGGGTFYGEMQRSRVVGEGGEPLGQLEVIRDVSERLAADRALREGERRYQGVLEGMPQIVFLTDAGGRVSYLNRRWQEYVGQPPEPAPADATPDWSAALLRAVHPDDRAEFTARWDEALALGRDLEVEHRLRGRDGLYRTFVTRGRPVLDSRGQVQEWVGSSTDIDDQIYAELNSRLLADVGQALNERHPDPRSDDEPAPDPFTDPGIRAALDLMTVRFADSVALWPGPELAPLIRSAQDTDIGAPDTGAPDTGAPDTGAPDTHHTDALHLDTLYPDATHLQAPTHAPTTVPLVRGRARRAGLQELGALDGLDGLVTSAMYRPDPTVYHSARLHPLGLSSAVLYPLVQADQPLGVLAIGFRQPLRDRDLDLGRELAQRVTSAFDTRTLLARLRAARASLQDLNNSLEVRVEERTLQLSEANAELEAFSYSVSHDLRTPLRHITGFADLLRREQGENAGPKSTRYLNVITDAAGRMGQLIDNLLEFSRTSRTELRRLPLDLSAVVDAAVHDLAPDQGERAVEWRVSPLPTLVGDAALLRQVIDNLLSNALKYTRPRDVAVIEVRAEAHGREVWVSVRDNGVGFEPAYVGKLFGVFQRLHRTEEFEGTGIGLANVRRIVARHGGRVWAESGDPDRPGATFWFSLPLEPLTLEKTGRARKDSSAQEATQ